The Castor canadensis chromosome 13, mCasCan1.hap1v2, whole genome shotgun sequence genome has a window encoding:
- the Nsmf gene encoding NMDA receptor synaptonuclear signaling and neuronal migration factor isoform X4: MGAAASRRRALRSEAMSSVAAKVRAARAFGEYLSQSHPENRNGADHLLADAYSGHDGSPEMQPAPQNKRRLSVVSNGRYEGSLSDEAVSGKPAAEGPQPRVYTISGEPALLPSPEAEAIELAVVKGRRQQERHPHHHSQPLRASPGSSHEDVSRSCQSWAGSRQGSKECPGCAQLAPGPSPRAFGLDQPPLPEASGHRKKLERMHSVDRVSDDVPIRTWFPKENLFSFQTATTTMQANFRKHLRMVGSRRVKAQSSDLQSSHCTLDEACEDLDWDTEKGLEAVACDTDGFLPPKVMLISSKVPKAEYIPTVIRRDDPSIIPILYDHEHATFEDILEEIEKKLNVYHKGAKIWKMLIFCQGGPGHLYLLKNKVATFAKVEKEEDMIHFWKRLSRLMSKVNPEPNVIHIMGCYILGNPNGEKLFQNLRTLMTPYRVTFESPLELSAQGKQMIETYFDFRLYRLWKSRQHSKLLDFDDVL; encoded by the exons ATGGGCGCCGCCGCCTCCAGGAGGAGGGCGCTGAGAAGCGAGGCCATGTCCTCGGTGGCAGCCAAAGTGCG GGCAGCCCGAGCGTTTGGAGAGTACCTGTCCCAGAGTCACCCTGAGAATCGCAACGGTGCAG ACCACCTGCTAGCTGACGCCTACTCTGGCCACGACGGGTCCCCCGAGATGCAACCCGCTCCCCAGAACAAGCGCCGCCTCTCCGTAGTCTCCAATGGCCGTTATGAGGGCAGCCTCTCAGATGAGGCTGTCAGTGGGAAGCCGGCTGCAGAGGGCCCCCAGCCCCGTGTGTACACCATCTCAGGGGAGCCTGCTCTGCTGCCCAGCCCTGAGGCTGAAGCCATTGAGCTGGCTGTGGTGAAGGGACGGCGACAGCAGGAGCGGCACCCTCACCACCACAGCCAGCCCCTGCGTGCCAGCCCAGGCAGCAGCCATGAGGATGTCAGCAGGTCCTGCCAGAGCTGGGCAGGCAGCCGCCAGGGCTCCAAGGAATGTCCTGGATGTGCCCAGCTGGCTCCTGGGCCCTCTCCTCGGGCCTTTGGGTTAGACCAGCCACCTCTGCCCGAGGCCTCTGGCCACCGCAAGAAGCTCGAGAGGATGCACAGCGTGGATcgagtgtctg ATGACGTCCCTATCCGCACCTGGTTCCCCAAGGAAAACCTTTTCAGCTTCCAGACAGCAACTACAACTATGCAAGC GAACTTCCGCAAACACCTGCGAATGGTTGGCAGTCGGCGGGTGAAGGCCCAGA GCAGTGATCTGCAGAGCTCACACTGCACACTGGACGAGGCCTGTGAGGACCTGGACTGGGACACTGAGAAGGGCCTTGAGGCAGTGGCCTGCGACACTGATGGCTTCTTGCCACCCAAGGTCATG CTCATCTCCTCCAAGGTGCCGAAGGCCGAGTACATCCCCACCGTCATTCGCAGGGACGACCCCTCCATCATCCCCATTCTCTAT GACCATGAGCACGCAACCTTCGAGGACATACTGG AGGAGATAGAGAAGAAATTGAACGTCTATCACAAGGGGGCCAAGATCTGGAAGATGCTGATTTTCTGCCAG GGAGGCCCTGGACACCTCTATTTGCTCAAGAACAAGGTGGCCACTTTtgccaaggtggagaaagaagaGGACATGATCCA CTTCTGGAAACGATTGAGTCGCCTGATGAGCAAAGTAAACCCAGAGCCGAACGTCATCCACATCATGGGCTGCTACATTCTGGGAAACCCCAATGGAGAGAAG CTGTTCCAGAACCTCAGAACCCTCATGACTCCTTACAGGGTCACCTTTGAGTCGCCCCTGGAGCTGTCTGCCCAAG GAAAGCAGATGATTGAGACCTACTTTGACTTCCGGCTATACCGCCTGTGGAAGAGCCGCCAGCACTCAAAGCTGCTGGACTTTGACGACGTCCTGTGA
- the Nsmf gene encoding NMDA receptor synaptonuclear signaling and neuronal migration factor isoform X1: MGAAASRRRALRSEAMSSVAAKVRAARAFGEYLSQSHPENRNGADHLLADAYSGHDGSPEMQPAPQNKRRLSVVSNGRYEGSLSDEAVSGKPAAEGPQPRVYTISGEPALLPSPEAEAIELAVVKGRRQQERHPHHHSQPLRASPGSSHEDVSRSCQSWAGSRQGSKECPGCAQLAPGPSPRAFGLDQPPLPEASGHRKKLERMHSVDRVSDDVPIRTWFPKENLFSFQTATTTMQAVFRGYAERKRRKRENDSASVIQRNFRKHLRMVGSRRVKAQTFAERRERSFSRSWSDPTPMKADTSHDSRDSSDLQSSHCTLDEACEDLDWDTEKGLEAVACDTDGFLPPKVMLISSKVPKAEYIPTVIRRDDPSIIPILYDHEHATFEDILEEIEKKLNVYHKGAKIWKMLIFCQGGPGHLYLLKNKVATFAKVEKEEDMIHFWKRLSRLMSKVNPEPNVIHIMGCYILGNPNGEKLFQNLRTLMTPYRVTFESPLELSAQGKQMIETYFDFRLYRLWKSRQHSKLLDFDDVL; encoded by the exons ATGGGCGCCGCCGCCTCCAGGAGGAGGGCGCTGAGAAGCGAGGCCATGTCCTCGGTGGCAGCCAAAGTGCG GGCAGCCCGAGCGTTTGGAGAGTACCTGTCCCAGAGTCACCCTGAGAATCGCAACGGTGCAG ACCACCTGCTAGCTGACGCCTACTCTGGCCACGACGGGTCCCCCGAGATGCAACCCGCTCCCCAGAACAAGCGCCGCCTCTCCGTAGTCTCCAATGGCCGTTATGAGGGCAGCCTCTCAGATGAGGCTGTCAGTGGGAAGCCGGCTGCAGAGGGCCCCCAGCCCCGTGTGTACACCATCTCAGGGGAGCCTGCTCTGCTGCCCAGCCCTGAGGCTGAAGCCATTGAGCTGGCTGTGGTGAAGGGACGGCGACAGCAGGAGCGGCACCCTCACCACCACAGCCAGCCCCTGCGTGCCAGCCCAGGCAGCAGCCATGAGGATGTCAGCAGGTCCTGCCAGAGCTGGGCAGGCAGCCGCCAGGGCTCCAAGGAATGTCCTGGATGTGCCCAGCTGGCTCCTGGGCCCTCTCCTCGGGCCTTTGGGTTAGACCAGCCACCTCTGCCCGAGGCCTCTGGCCACCGCAAGAAGCTCGAGAGGATGCACAGCGTGGATcgagtgtctg ATGACGTCCCTATCCGCACCTGGTTCCCCAAGGAAAACCTTTTCAGCTTCCAGACAGCAACTACAACTATGCAAGC GGTGTTCAGGGGCTACGCGGAGAGGAAGCGCCGGAAACGGGAGAATGATTCCGCGTCTGTAATCCAGAG GAACTTCCGCAAACACCTGCGAATGGTTGGCAGTCGGCGGGTGAAGGCCCAGA CGTTCGCTGAGCGGCGCGAGCGGAGCTTCAGCCGGTCCTGGAGCGACCCCACCCCCATGAAAGCCGACACTTCCCACGACTCCCGAGACA GCAGTGATCTGCAGAGCTCACACTGCACACTGGACGAGGCCTGTGAGGACCTGGACTGGGACACTGAGAAGGGCCTTGAGGCAGTGGCCTGCGACACTGATGGCTTCTTGCCACCCAAGGTCATG CTCATCTCCTCCAAGGTGCCGAAGGCCGAGTACATCCCCACCGTCATTCGCAGGGACGACCCCTCCATCATCCCCATTCTCTAT GACCATGAGCACGCAACCTTCGAGGACATACTGG AGGAGATAGAGAAGAAATTGAACGTCTATCACAAGGGGGCCAAGATCTGGAAGATGCTGATTTTCTGCCAG GGAGGCCCTGGACACCTCTATTTGCTCAAGAACAAGGTGGCCACTTTtgccaaggtggagaaagaagaGGACATGATCCA CTTCTGGAAACGATTGAGTCGCCTGATGAGCAAAGTAAACCCAGAGCCGAACGTCATCCACATCATGGGCTGCTACATTCTGGGAAACCCCAATGGAGAGAAG CTGTTCCAGAACCTCAGAACCCTCATGACTCCTTACAGGGTCACCTTTGAGTCGCCCCTGGAGCTGTCTGCCCAAG GAAAGCAGATGATTGAGACCTACTTTGACTTCCGGCTATACCGCCTGTGGAAGAGCCGCCAGCACTCAAAGCTGCTGGACTTTGACGACGTCCTGTGA
- the Nsmf gene encoding NMDA receptor synaptonuclear signaling and neuronal migration factor isoform X3, translating to MGAAASRRRALRSEAMSSVAAKVRAARAFGEYLSQSHPENRNGADHLLADAYSGHDGSPEMQPAPQNKRRLSVVSNGRYEGSLSDEAVSGKPAAEGPQPRVYTISGEPALLPSPEAEAIELAVVKGRRQQERHPHHHSQPLRASPGSSHEDVSRSCQSWAGSRQGSKECPGCAQLAPGPSPRAFGLDQPPLPEASGHRKKLERMHSVDRVSDDVPIRTWFPKENLFSFQTATTTMQAVFRGYAERKRRKRENDSASVIQRNFRKHLRMVGSRRVKAQSSDLQSSHCTLDEACEDLDWDTEKGLEAVACDTDGFLPPKVMLISSKVPKAEYIPTVIRRDDPSIIPILYDHEHATFEDILEEIEKKLNVYHKGAKIWKMLIFCQGGPGHLYLLKNKVATFAKVEKEEDMIHFWKRLSRLMSKVNPEPNVIHIMGCYILGNPNGEKLFQNLRTLMTPYRVTFESPLELSAQGKQMIETYFDFRLYRLWKSRQHSKLLDFDDVL from the exons ATGGGCGCCGCCGCCTCCAGGAGGAGGGCGCTGAGAAGCGAGGCCATGTCCTCGGTGGCAGCCAAAGTGCG GGCAGCCCGAGCGTTTGGAGAGTACCTGTCCCAGAGTCACCCTGAGAATCGCAACGGTGCAG ACCACCTGCTAGCTGACGCCTACTCTGGCCACGACGGGTCCCCCGAGATGCAACCCGCTCCCCAGAACAAGCGCCGCCTCTCCGTAGTCTCCAATGGCCGTTATGAGGGCAGCCTCTCAGATGAGGCTGTCAGTGGGAAGCCGGCTGCAGAGGGCCCCCAGCCCCGTGTGTACACCATCTCAGGGGAGCCTGCTCTGCTGCCCAGCCCTGAGGCTGAAGCCATTGAGCTGGCTGTGGTGAAGGGACGGCGACAGCAGGAGCGGCACCCTCACCACCACAGCCAGCCCCTGCGTGCCAGCCCAGGCAGCAGCCATGAGGATGTCAGCAGGTCCTGCCAGAGCTGGGCAGGCAGCCGCCAGGGCTCCAAGGAATGTCCTGGATGTGCCCAGCTGGCTCCTGGGCCCTCTCCTCGGGCCTTTGGGTTAGACCAGCCACCTCTGCCCGAGGCCTCTGGCCACCGCAAGAAGCTCGAGAGGATGCACAGCGTGGATcgagtgtctg ATGACGTCCCTATCCGCACCTGGTTCCCCAAGGAAAACCTTTTCAGCTTCCAGACAGCAACTACAACTATGCAAGC GGTGTTCAGGGGCTACGCGGAGAGGAAGCGCCGGAAACGGGAGAATGATTCCGCGTCTGTAATCCAGAG GAACTTCCGCAAACACCTGCGAATGGTTGGCAGTCGGCGGGTGAAGGCCCAGA GCAGTGATCTGCAGAGCTCACACTGCACACTGGACGAGGCCTGTGAGGACCTGGACTGGGACACTGAGAAGGGCCTTGAGGCAGTGGCCTGCGACACTGATGGCTTCTTGCCACCCAAGGTCATG CTCATCTCCTCCAAGGTGCCGAAGGCCGAGTACATCCCCACCGTCATTCGCAGGGACGACCCCTCCATCATCCCCATTCTCTAT GACCATGAGCACGCAACCTTCGAGGACATACTGG AGGAGATAGAGAAGAAATTGAACGTCTATCACAAGGGGGCCAAGATCTGGAAGATGCTGATTTTCTGCCAG GGAGGCCCTGGACACCTCTATTTGCTCAAGAACAAGGTGGCCACTTTtgccaaggtggagaaagaagaGGACATGATCCA CTTCTGGAAACGATTGAGTCGCCTGATGAGCAAAGTAAACCCAGAGCCGAACGTCATCCACATCATGGGCTGCTACATTCTGGGAAACCCCAATGGAGAGAAG CTGTTCCAGAACCTCAGAACCCTCATGACTCCTTACAGGGTCACCTTTGAGTCGCCCCTGGAGCTGTCTGCCCAAG GAAAGCAGATGATTGAGACCTACTTTGACTTCCGGCTATACCGCCTGTGGAAGAGCCGCCAGCACTCAAAGCTGCTGGACTTTGACGACGTCCTGTGA
- the Nsmf gene encoding NMDA receptor synaptonuclear signaling and neuronal migration factor isoform X2, whose translation MGAAASRRRALRSEAMSSVAAKVRAARAFGEYLSQSHPENRNGADHLLADAYSGHDGSPEMQPAPQNKRRLSVVSNGRYEGSLSDEAVSGKPAAEGPQPRVYTISGEPALLPSPEAEAIELAVVKGRRQQERHPHHHSQPLRASPGSSHEDVSRSCQSWAGSRQGSKECPGCAQLAPGPSPRAFGLDQPPLPEASGHRKKLERMHSVDRVSDDVPIRTWFPKENLFSFQTATTTMQANFRKHLRMVGSRRVKAQTFAERRERSFSRSWSDPTPMKADTSHDSRDSSDLQSSHCTLDEACEDLDWDTEKGLEAVACDTDGFLPPKVMLISSKVPKAEYIPTVIRRDDPSIIPILYDHEHATFEDILEEIEKKLNVYHKGAKIWKMLIFCQGGPGHLYLLKNKVATFAKVEKEEDMIHFWKRLSRLMSKVNPEPNVIHIMGCYILGNPNGEKLFQNLRTLMTPYRVTFESPLELSAQGKQMIETYFDFRLYRLWKSRQHSKLLDFDDVL comes from the exons ATGGGCGCCGCCGCCTCCAGGAGGAGGGCGCTGAGAAGCGAGGCCATGTCCTCGGTGGCAGCCAAAGTGCG GGCAGCCCGAGCGTTTGGAGAGTACCTGTCCCAGAGTCACCCTGAGAATCGCAACGGTGCAG ACCACCTGCTAGCTGACGCCTACTCTGGCCACGACGGGTCCCCCGAGATGCAACCCGCTCCCCAGAACAAGCGCCGCCTCTCCGTAGTCTCCAATGGCCGTTATGAGGGCAGCCTCTCAGATGAGGCTGTCAGTGGGAAGCCGGCTGCAGAGGGCCCCCAGCCCCGTGTGTACACCATCTCAGGGGAGCCTGCTCTGCTGCCCAGCCCTGAGGCTGAAGCCATTGAGCTGGCTGTGGTGAAGGGACGGCGACAGCAGGAGCGGCACCCTCACCACCACAGCCAGCCCCTGCGTGCCAGCCCAGGCAGCAGCCATGAGGATGTCAGCAGGTCCTGCCAGAGCTGGGCAGGCAGCCGCCAGGGCTCCAAGGAATGTCCTGGATGTGCCCAGCTGGCTCCTGGGCCCTCTCCTCGGGCCTTTGGGTTAGACCAGCCACCTCTGCCCGAGGCCTCTGGCCACCGCAAGAAGCTCGAGAGGATGCACAGCGTGGATcgagtgtctg ATGACGTCCCTATCCGCACCTGGTTCCCCAAGGAAAACCTTTTCAGCTTCCAGACAGCAACTACAACTATGCAAGC GAACTTCCGCAAACACCTGCGAATGGTTGGCAGTCGGCGGGTGAAGGCCCAGA CGTTCGCTGAGCGGCGCGAGCGGAGCTTCAGCCGGTCCTGGAGCGACCCCACCCCCATGAAAGCCGACACTTCCCACGACTCCCGAGACA GCAGTGATCTGCAGAGCTCACACTGCACACTGGACGAGGCCTGTGAGGACCTGGACTGGGACACTGAGAAGGGCCTTGAGGCAGTGGCCTGCGACACTGATGGCTTCTTGCCACCCAAGGTCATG CTCATCTCCTCCAAGGTGCCGAAGGCCGAGTACATCCCCACCGTCATTCGCAGGGACGACCCCTCCATCATCCCCATTCTCTAT GACCATGAGCACGCAACCTTCGAGGACATACTGG AGGAGATAGAGAAGAAATTGAACGTCTATCACAAGGGGGCCAAGATCTGGAAGATGCTGATTTTCTGCCAG GGAGGCCCTGGACACCTCTATTTGCTCAAGAACAAGGTGGCCACTTTtgccaaggtggagaaagaagaGGACATGATCCA CTTCTGGAAACGATTGAGTCGCCTGATGAGCAAAGTAAACCCAGAGCCGAACGTCATCCACATCATGGGCTGCTACATTCTGGGAAACCCCAATGGAGAGAAG CTGTTCCAGAACCTCAGAACCCTCATGACTCCTTACAGGGTCACCTTTGAGTCGCCCCTGGAGCTGTCTGCCCAAG GAAAGCAGATGATTGAGACCTACTTTGACTTCCGGCTATACCGCCTGTGGAAGAGCCGCCAGCACTCAAAGCTGCTGGACTTTGACGACGTCCTGTGA